A single window of Maylandia zebra isolate NMK-2024a linkage group LG2, Mzebra_GT3a, whole genome shotgun sequence DNA harbors:
- the map7d3 gene encoding uncharacterized protein map7d3 isoform X8, with product MAEGASTLKGLRAQMAAAAQAQAEERRSLAGNSPGPTNNTPAKPQGCRPVLDGATLRTDDRLRVAKERREEAERQQALRESQIMERERKAKLQVERQMEERQKKVEEQRRKEEQKRLAVEQKRKQKQEEEKEHYEAVMRRTLERSQQVEQRQKRWSWGGLSTDSDGRTGDSDASASSPVTIVISSPSPEKPPRSHQVDKRSTSTTNLKQPPEAGMSKRLSSSSATLLKSPDKPRRPLATTVDGGVLSRLLTPTQASLARSKSAAALSAEGTDAPECHLCPRSASASPLHPPRGPVRSRSSDRQKSSMTTSVSADGALDPSMKDKKLTSPVGQRPASPSTPGRHRSPSPAPSPGPKRTPSPSAPKQSPKMRPASPGAMKQRPPSPQPASTKPPPIQKPLAPAGPPTLRKRNSKSKDLCPVQAVAQQSSDSSKTKDKDDSKATSGTNSAAEAAKILAENRRLMREQKEREEKLRLQKEEEERLRKEEEARLAEEARLKRLEEEKQLAEERKLREEEEARLAEEERIRLAEEEAQRQAELQREREEAEAKAQEEAERVRQERDRIMQQNQQERMERKKRIEEIMKRTRKGDQNDLKRDDDKCTQENEDEEMDQINYETKITEIDKDESCLSSGEPATEREEPLGHTDETSETDKENNNGTSTDETQAESPVPEGRLVEGSEFTNEQDSTKLVSTVNGKSNQWSFEELIDLNGHSKSRPLLEAGDCNNVLINCDGSSDGTRVAFEDNETPISTLHSSSQPIEALPEI from the exons ATGGCGGAGGGTGCTTCGACTCTCAAGGGCTTGAGAGCCCAAATGG CTGCAGCTGCACAGGCACAAGCCGAGGAAAGGCGCAGCTTGGCGGGAAACAGCCCAGGACCTACAAATAACACACCAGCTAAACCTCAGGGGTGCAGGCCAG TACTTGACGGTGCCACACTTAGAACAGACGACAGACTGCGGGTGGCAAAAGAGAGACGTGAGGAGGCAGAGAGACAACAGG CTTTACGAGAATCTCAGATCATGGAGCGGGAGCGCAAGGCCAAGCTGCAAGTGGAGCGTCAGATGGAAGAGCGTCAGAAAAAGGTTGAGGAACAGCgaaggaaggaggagcagaaaAGATTGGCTGTGGAGCAGAAGAGgaagcagaaacaggaagaagaaaag GAGCACTATGAGGCAGTGATGAGGCGGACGTTGGAGCGTAGTCAGCAAGTCGAGCAGAGGCAGAAAAGATGGTCTTGGGGAGGACTGTCCACAGACTCAGATGGACGAACAG GAGATTCTGATGCCAGTGCCTCATCTCCAGTAACTATAGTTATCTCCTCTCCCTCACCAGAAAAGCCACCAAGGAGTCATcaag TGGACAAGCGCTCCACATCCACCACAAACCTGAAACAGCCGCCTGAGGCTGGCATGAGCAAACGCCTATCCTCCTCATCTGCCACCCTCCTCAAATCACCTGACAAAC CTCGCAGGCCACTGGCCACTACTGTGGATGGAGGGGTCCTTAGTCGCCTGCTCACACCCACCCAGGCCTCACTAGCTAGGAGCAAGAGCGCTGCCGCCCTGTCCGCTGAAGGAACAGATGCCCCAG AGTGTCACCTGTGTCCTCGCTCAGCCTCTGCCAGCCCATTGCACCCACCCCGTGGTCCAGTGCGCAGCCGCAGCAGCGACCGACAGAAGAGCAGCATGACCACATCTGTGTCAGCCGATGGAGCCCTGGACCCTTCGATG AAAGATAAGAAGTTAACATCACCTGTGGGGCAACGTCCTGCCTCCCCATCCACTCCAGGTCGGCACCGTTCGCCATCGCCTGCCCCCAGTCCAGGTCCGAAGAGGACTCCTTCGCCTTCAGCACCCAA GCAAAGCCCTAAGATGCGCCCAGCCTCTCCAGGCGCAATGAAACAACGCCCACCGTCTCCTCAGCCTGCATCAACCAAACCCCCACCCATCCAGAAGCCTCTCGCTCCAGCAGGACCACCAACCTTACGAAAGAGGAACTCCAAGTCCAAAGATCTATGTCCTGTTCAAGCTGTGGCTCAACAGTCCTCTGATTCCAGCAAGACCAAAGACAAAGATG ACTCAAAGGCTACGTCAGGCACCAACTCGGCTGCTGAGGCTGCCAAGATCCTGGCAGAAAACCGTAGACTGATGCGagagcagaaagagagagaggagaagctTAGGCTacagaaggaggaagaggagag GttgagaaaagaagaagaggcacgATTAGCAGAAGAGGCTCGATTGAAACGTCTGGAGGAGGaaaagcagcttgcagaggagagaaaacttAGGGAAGAGGAAGAGGCTCGCCTAGCAGAGGAGGAACGGATTAGGCTGGCAGAGGAGGAAGCACAAAGGCAGGCTGAGCTCCAAAGGGAACGCGAGGAGGCCGAGGCCAAAGCCCAGGAGGAGGCAGAAAGAGTTCGTCAGGAGAGAGACCGCATTATGCAGCAGAACCAACAGGAGCGTATGGAGAGGAAGAAG AGAATTGAAGAAATAATGAAGAGAACTAGAAAAGGGGACCAAAATGATTTAAAG AGAGATGATGATAAATGCACACAGGAGAATGAAGATGAGGAAATGGACCAGATAAACTATGAAACTAAAA TAACGGAGATTGACAAAGATGAGAGCTGTCTGTCCTCCGGTGAGCCTGCAACAGAGCGAGAAGAGCCTCTGGGCCACACGGACGAGACATCAGAGACAGACAAGGAGAATAACAATGGCACAAGCACAGATGAGACTCAGGCAGAAAG TCCAGTACCTGAGGGTCGCCTTGTCGAGGGTTCTGAGTTCACGAATGAGCAAGACTCTACCAAGTTGGTCTCCACAGTCAATGGAAAATCCAACCAATGGAGCTTTGAGGAGCTCATTGATCTTAACGGCCACTCCAAGTCTCGACCCCTCCTTGAGGCGGGGGACTGTAACAATGTCTTGATCAATTGTGACGGGAGCTCAGATGGAACCAGAGTAGCCTTTGAAGACAATGAAACCCCCATCAGCACGCTGCATTCCTCCAGTCAACCCATAGAAGCCCTGCCAG AGATTTGA
- the map7d3 gene encoding MAP7 domain-containing protein 2 isoform X10: protein MAEGASTLKGLRAQMAAAAQAQAEERRSLAGNSPGPTNNTPAKPQGCRPVLDGATLRTDDRLRVAKERREEAERQQALRESQIMERERKAKLQVERQMEERQKKVEEQRRKEEQKRLAVEQKRKQKQEEEKEHYEAVMRRTLERSQQVEQRQKRWSWGGLSTDSDGRTGDSDASASSPVTIVISSPSPEKPPRSHQVDKRSTSTTNLKQPPEAGMSKRLSSSSATLLKSPDKQCHLCPRSASASPLHPPRGPVRSRSSDRQKSSMTTSVSADGALDPSMKDKKLTSPVGQRPASPSTPGRHRSPSPAPSPGPKRTPSPSAPKQSPKMRPASPGAMKQRPPSPQPASTKPPPIQKPLAPAGPPTLRKRNSKSKDLCPVQAVAQQSSDSSKTKDKDDSKATSGTNSAAEAAKILAENRRLMREQKEREEKLRLQKEEEERLRKEEEARLAEEARLKRLEEEKQLAEERKLREEEEARLAEEERIRLAEEEAQRQAELQREREEAEAKAQEEAERVRQERDRIMQQNQQERMERKKRIEEIMKRTRKGDQNDLKRDDDKCTQENEDEEMDQINYETKITEIDKDESCLSSGEPATEREEPLGHTDETSETDKENNNGTSTDETQAESPVPEGRLVEGSEFTNEQDSTKLVSTVNGKSNQWSFEELIDLNGHSKSRPLLEAGDCNNVLINCDGSSDGTRVAFEDNETPISTLHSSSQPIEALPEI from the exons ATGGCGGAGGGTGCTTCGACTCTCAAGGGCTTGAGAGCCCAAATGG CTGCAGCTGCACAGGCACAAGCCGAGGAAAGGCGCAGCTTGGCGGGAAACAGCCCAGGACCTACAAATAACACACCAGCTAAACCTCAGGGGTGCAGGCCAG TACTTGACGGTGCCACACTTAGAACAGACGACAGACTGCGGGTGGCAAAAGAGAGACGTGAGGAGGCAGAGAGACAACAGG CTTTACGAGAATCTCAGATCATGGAGCGGGAGCGCAAGGCCAAGCTGCAAGTGGAGCGTCAGATGGAAGAGCGTCAGAAAAAGGTTGAGGAACAGCgaaggaaggaggagcagaaaAGATTGGCTGTGGAGCAGAAGAGgaagcagaaacaggaagaagaaaag GAGCACTATGAGGCAGTGATGAGGCGGACGTTGGAGCGTAGTCAGCAAGTCGAGCAGAGGCAGAAAAGATGGTCTTGGGGAGGACTGTCCACAGACTCAGATGGACGAACAG GAGATTCTGATGCCAGTGCCTCATCTCCAGTAACTATAGTTATCTCCTCTCCCTCACCAGAAAAGCCACCAAGGAGTCATcaag TGGACAAGCGCTCCACATCCACCACAAACCTGAAACAGCCGCCTGAGGCTGGCATGAGCAAACGCCTATCCTCCTCATCTGCCACCCTCCTCAAATCACCTGACAAAC AGTGTCACCTGTGTCCTCGCTCAGCCTCTGCCAGCCCATTGCACCCACCCCGTGGTCCAGTGCGCAGCCGCAGCAGCGACCGACAGAAGAGCAGCATGACCACATCTGTGTCAGCCGATGGAGCCCTGGACCCTTCGATG AAAGATAAGAAGTTAACATCACCTGTGGGGCAACGTCCTGCCTCCCCATCCACTCCAGGTCGGCACCGTTCGCCATCGCCTGCCCCCAGTCCAGGTCCGAAGAGGACTCCTTCGCCTTCAGCACCCAA GCAAAGCCCTAAGATGCGCCCAGCCTCTCCAGGCGCAATGAAACAACGCCCACCGTCTCCTCAGCCTGCATCAACCAAACCCCCACCCATCCAGAAGCCTCTCGCTCCAGCAGGACCACCAACCTTACGAAAGAGGAACTCCAAGTCCAAAGATCTATGTCCTGTTCAAGCTGTGGCTCAACAGTCCTCTGATTCCAGCAAGACCAAAGACAAAGATG ACTCAAAGGCTACGTCAGGCACCAACTCGGCTGCTGAGGCTGCCAAGATCCTGGCAGAAAACCGTAGACTGATGCGagagcagaaagagagagaggagaagctTAGGCTacagaaggaggaagaggagag GttgagaaaagaagaagaggcacgATTAGCAGAAGAGGCTCGATTGAAACGTCTGGAGGAGGaaaagcagcttgcagaggagagaaaacttAGGGAAGAGGAAGAGGCTCGCCTAGCAGAGGAGGAACGGATTAGGCTGGCAGAGGAGGAAGCACAAAGGCAGGCTGAGCTCCAAAGGGAACGCGAGGAGGCCGAGGCCAAAGCCCAGGAGGAGGCAGAAAGAGTTCGTCAGGAGAGAGACCGCATTATGCAGCAGAACCAACAGGAGCGTATGGAGAGGAAGAAG AGAATTGAAGAAATAATGAAGAGAACTAGAAAAGGGGACCAAAATGATTTAAAG AGAGATGATGATAAATGCACACAGGAGAATGAAGATGAGGAAATGGACCAGATAAACTATGAAACTAAAA TAACGGAGATTGACAAAGATGAGAGCTGTCTGTCCTCCGGTGAGCCTGCAACAGAGCGAGAAGAGCCTCTGGGCCACACGGACGAGACATCAGAGACAGACAAGGAGAATAACAATGGCACAAGCACAGATGAGACTCAGGCAGAAAG TCCAGTACCTGAGGGTCGCCTTGTCGAGGGTTCTGAGTTCACGAATGAGCAAGACTCTACCAAGTTGGTCTCCACAGTCAATGGAAAATCCAACCAATGGAGCTTTGAGGAGCTCATTGATCTTAACGGCCACTCCAAGTCTCGACCCCTCCTTGAGGCGGGGGACTGTAACAATGTCTTGATCAATTGTGACGGGAGCTCAGATGGAACCAGAGTAGCCTTTGAAGACAATGAAACCCCCATCAGCACGCTGCATTCCTCCAGTCAACCCATAGAAGCCCTGCCAG AGATTTGA
- the map7d3 gene encoding uncharacterized protein map7d3 isoform X11, giving the protein MAEGASTLKGLRAQMAAAAQAQAEERRSLAGNSPGPTNNTPAKPQGCRPVLDGATLRTDDRLRVAKERREEAERQQALRESQIMERERKAKLQVERQMEERQKKVEEQRRKEEQKRLAVEQKRKQKQEEEKEHYEAVMRRTLERSQQVEQRQKRWSWGGLSTDSDGRTARRPLATTVDGGVLSRLLTPTQASLARSKSAAALSAEGTDAPECHLCPRSASASPLHPPRGPVRSRSSDRQKSSMTTSVSADGALDPSMKDKKLTSPVGQRPASPSTPGRHRSPSPAPSPGPKRTPSPSAPKQSPKMRPASPGAMKQRPPSPQPASTKPPPIQKPLAPAGPPTLRKRNSKSKDLCPVQAVAQQSSDSSKTKDKDDSKATSGTNSAAEAAKILAENRRLMREQKEREEKLRLQKEEEERLRKEEEARLAEEARLKRLEEEKQLAEERKLREEEEARLAEEERIRLAEEEAQRQAELQREREEAEAKAQEEAERVRQERDRIMQQNQQERMERKKRIEEIMKRTRKGDQNDLKRDDDKCTQENEDEEMDQINYETKITEIDKDESCLSSGEPATEREEPLGHTDETSETDKENNNGTSTDETQAESPVPEGRLVEGSEFTNEQDSTKLVSTVNGKSNQWSFEELIDLNGHSKSRPLLEAGDCNNVLINCDGSSDGTRVAFEDNETPISTLHSSSQPIEALPEI; this is encoded by the exons ATGGCGGAGGGTGCTTCGACTCTCAAGGGCTTGAGAGCCCAAATGG CTGCAGCTGCACAGGCACAAGCCGAGGAAAGGCGCAGCTTGGCGGGAAACAGCCCAGGACCTACAAATAACACACCAGCTAAACCTCAGGGGTGCAGGCCAG TACTTGACGGTGCCACACTTAGAACAGACGACAGACTGCGGGTGGCAAAAGAGAGACGTGAGGAGGCAGAGAGACAACAGG CTTTACGAGAATCTCAGATCATGGAGCGGGAGCGCAAGGCCAAGCTGCAAGTGGAGCGTCAGATGGAAGAGCGTCAGAAAAAGGTTGAGGAACAGCgaaggaaggaggagcagaaaAGATTGGCTGTGGAGCAGAAGAGgaagcagaaacaggaagaagaaaag GAGCACTATGAGGCAGTGATGAGGCGGACGTTGGAGCGTAGTCAGCAAGTCGAGCAGAGGCAGAAAAGATGGTCTTGGGGAGGACTGTCCACAGACTCAGATGGACGAACAG CTCGCAGGCCACTGGCCACTACTGTGGATGGAGGGGTCCTTAGTCGCCTGCTCACACCCACCCAGGCCTCACTAGCTAGGAGCAAGAGCGCTGCCGCCCTGTCCGCTGAAGGAACAGATGCCCCAG AGTGTCACCTGTGTCCTCGCTCAGCCTCTGCCAGCCCATTGCACCCACCCCGTGGTCCAGTGCGCAGCCGCAGCAGCGACCGACAGAAGAGCAGCATGACCACATCTGTGTCAGCCGATGGAGCCCTGGACCCTTCGATG AAAGATAAGAAGTTAACATCACCTGTGGGGCAACGTCCTGCCTCCCCATCCACTCCAGGTCGGCACCGTTCGCCATCGCCTGCCCCCAGTCCAGGTCCGAAGAGGACTCCTTCGCCTTCAGCACCCAA GCAAAGCCCTAAGATGCGCCCAGCCTCTCCAGGCGCAATGAAACAACGCCCACCGTCTCCTCAGCCTGCATCAACCAAACCCCCACCCATCCAGAAGCCTCTCGCTCCAGCAGGACCACCAACCTTACGAAAGAGGAACTCCAAGTCCAAAGATCTATGTCCTGTTCAAGCTGTGGCTCAACAGTCCTCTGATTCCAGCAAGACCAAAGACAAAGATG ACTCAAAGGCTACGTCAGGCACCAACTCGGCTGCTGAGGCTGCCAAGATCCTGGCAGAAAACCGTAGACTGATGCGagagcagaaagagagagaggagaagctTAGGCTacagaaggaggaagaggagag GttgagaaaagaagaagaggcacgATTAGCAGAAGAGGCTCGATTGAAACGTCTGGAGGAGGaaaagcagcttgcagaggagagaaaacttAGGGAAGAGGAAGAGGCTCGCCTAGCAGAGGAGGAACGGATTAGGCTGGCAGAGGAGGAAGCACAAAGGCAGGCTGAGCTCCAAAGGGAACGCGAGGAGGCCGAGGCCAAAGCCCAGGAGGAGGCAGAAAGAGTTCGTCAGGAGAGAGACCGCATTATGCAGCAGAACCAACAGGAGCGTATGGAGAGGAAGAAG AGAATTGAAGAAATAATGAAGAGAACTAGAAAAGGGGACCAAAATGATTTAAAG AGAGATGATGATAAATGCACACAGGAGAATGAAGATGAGGAAATGGACCAGATAAACTATGAAACTAAAA TAACGGAGATTGACAAAGATGAGAGCTGTCTGTCCTCCGGTGAGCCTGCAACAGAGCGAGAAGAGCCTCTGGGCCACACGGACGAGACATCAGAGACAGACAAGGAGAATAACAATGGCACAAGCACAGATGAGACTCAGGCAGAAAG TCCAGTACCTGAGGGTCGCCTTGTCGAGGGTTCTGAGTTCACGAATGAGCAAGACTCTACCAAGTTGGTCTCCACAGTCAATGGAAAATCCAACCAATGGAGCTTTGAGGAGCTCATTGATCTTAACGGCCACTCCAAGTCTCGACCCCTCCTTGAGGCGGGGGACTGTAACAATGTCTTGATCAATTGTGACGGGAGCTCAGATGGAACCAGAGTAGCCTTTGAAGACAATGAAACCCCCATCAGCACGCTGCATTCCTCCAGTCAACCCATAGAAGCCCTGCCAG AGATTTGA
- the map7d3 gene encoding uncharacterized protein map7d3 isoform X2: MAEGASTLKGLRAQMAAAAQAQAEERRSLAGNSPGPTNNTPAKPQGCRPVLDGATLRTDDRLRVAKERREEAERQQALRESQIMERERKAKLQVERQMEERQKKVEEQRRKEEQKRLAVEQKRKQKQEEEKEHYEAVMRRTLERSQQVEQRQKRWSWGGLSTDSDGRTGDSDASASSPVTIVISSPSPEKPPRSHQVDKRSTSTTNLKQPPEAGMSKRLSSSSATLLKSPDKRVKPRSSSCNRLPSNANADQASKEDDKKLQVEQTGRSVKKRSSSLTRVSLGRAQTPAKPDKGTTDDQARRPLATTVDGGVLSRLLTPTQASLARSKSAAALSAEGTDAPASASPLHPPRGPVRSRSSDRQKSSMTTSVSADGALDPSMKDKKLTSPVGQRPASPSTPGRHRSPSPAPSPGPKRTPSPSAPKQSPKMRPASPGAMKQRPPSPQPASTKPPPIQKPLAPAGPPTLRKRNSKSKDLCPVQAVAQQSSDSSKTKDKDDSKATSGTNSAAEAAKILAENRRLMREQKEREEKLRLQKEEEERLRKEEEARLAEEARLKRLEEEKQLAEERKLREEEEARLAEEERIRLAEEEAQRQAELQREREEAEAKAQEEAERVRQERDRIMQQNQQERMERKKRIEEIMKRTRKGDQNDLKRDDDKCTQENEDEEMDQINYETKITEIDKDESCLSSGEPATEREEPLGHTDETSETDKENNNGTSTDETQAESPVPEGRLVEGSEFTNEQDSTKLVSTVNGKSNQWSFEELIDLNGHSKSRPLLEAGDCNNVLINCDGSSDGTRVAFEDNETPISTLHSSSQPIEALPEI, encoded by the exons ATGGCGGAGGGTGCTTCGACTCTCAAGGGCTTGAGAGCCCAAATGG CTGCAGCTGCACAGGCACAAGCCGAGGAAAGGCGCAGCTTGGCGGGAAACAGCCCAGGACCTACAAATAACACACCAGCTAAACCTCAGGGGTGCAGGCCAG TACTTGACGGTGCCACACTTAGAACAGACGACAGACTGCGGGTGGCAAAAGAGAGACGTGAGGAGGCAGAGAGACAACAGG CTTTACGAGAATCTCAGATCATGGAGCGGGAGCGCAAGGCCAAGCTGCAAGTGGAGCGTCAGATGGAAGAGCGTCAGAAAAAGGTTGAGGAACAGCgaaggaaggaggagcagaaaAGATTGGCTGTGGAGCAGAAGAGgaagcagaaacaggaagaagaaaag GAGCACTATGAGGCAGTGATGAGGCGGACGTTGGAGCGTAGTCAGCAAGTCGAGCAGAGGCAGAAAAGATGGTCTTGGGGAGGACTGTCCACAGACTCAGATGGACGAACAG GAGATTCTGATGCCAGTGCCTCATCTCCAGTAACTATAGTTATCTCCTCTCCCTCACCAGAAAAGCCACCAAGGAGTCATcaag TGGACAAGCGCTCCACATCCACCACAAACCTGAAACAGCCGCCTGAGGCTGGCATGAGCAAACGCCTATCCTCCTCATCTGCCACCCTCCTCAAATCACCTGACAAAC GTGTTAAGCCAAGGAGTTCATCTTGTAACCGGTTACCTAGCAATGCCAATGCTGATCAGGCCAGTAAGGAAGACGACAAAAAGCTTCAGGTGGAACAGACAG GCCGTTCTGTGAAGAAGAGAAGTTCCTCCCTTACGCGAGTAAGTCTGGGCAGAGCACAGACCCCTGCAAAGCCTGATAAGGGGACAACGGATGATCAAG CTCGCAGGCCACTGGCCACTACTGTGGATGGAGGGGTCCTTAGTCGCCTGCTCACACCCACCCAGGCCTCACTAGCTAGGAGCAAGAGCGCTGCCGCCCTGTCCGCTGAAGGAACAGATGCCCCAG CCTCTGCCAGCCCATTGCACCCACCCCGTGGTCCAGTGCGCAGCCGCAGCAGCGACCGACAGAAGAGCAGCATGACCACATCTGTGTCAGCCGATGGAGCCCTGGACCCTTCGATG AAAGATAAGAAGTTAACATCACCTGTGGGGCAACGTCCTGCCTCCCCATCCACTCCAGGTCGGCACCGTTCGCCATCGCCTGCCCCCAGTCCAGGTCCGAAGAGGACTCCTTCGCCTTCAGCACCCAA GCAAAGCCCTAAGATGCGCCCAGCCTCTCCAGGCGCAATGAAACAACGCCCACCGTCTCCTCAGCCTGCATCAACCAAACCCCCACCCATCCAGAAGCCTCTCGCTCCAGCAGGACCACCAACCTTACGAAAGAGGAACTCCAAGTCCAAAGATCTATGTCCTGTTCAAGCTGTGGCTCAACAGTCCTCTGATTCCAGCAAGACCAAAGACAAAGATG ACTCAAAGGCTACGTCAGGCACCAACTCGGCTGCTGAGGCTGCCAAGATCCTGGCAGAAAACCGTAGACTGATGCGagagcagaaagagagagaggagaagctTAGGCTacagaaggaggaagaggagag GttgagaaaagaagaagaggcacgATTAGCAGAAGAGGCTCGATTGAAACGTCTGGAGGAGGaaaagcagcttgcagaggagagaaaacttAGGGAAGAGGAAGAGGCTCGCCTAGCAGAGGAGGAACGGATTAGGCTGGCAGAGGAGGAAGCACAAAGGCAGGCTGAGCTCCAAAGGGAACGCGAGGAGGCCGAGGCCAAAGCCCAGGAGGAGGCAGAAAGAGTTCGTCAGGAGAGAGACCGCATTATGCAGCAGAACCAACAGGAGCGTATGGAGAGGAAGAAG AGAATTGAAGAAATAATGAAGAGAACTAGAAAAGGGGACCAAAATGATTTAAAG AGAGATGATGATAAATGCACACAGGAGAATGAAGATGAGGAAATGGACCAGATAAACTATGAAACTAAAA TAACGGAGATTGACAAAGATGAGAGCTGTCTGTCCTCCGGTGAGCCTGCAACAGAGCGAGAAGAGCCTCTGGGCCACACGGACGAGACATCAGAGACAGACAAGGAGAATAACAATGGCACAAGCACAGATGAGACTCAGGCAGAAAG TCCAGTACCTGAGGGTCGCCTTGTCGAGGGTTCTGAGTTCACGAATGAGCAAGACTCTACCAAGTTGGTCTCCACAGTCAATGGAAAATCCAACCAATGGAGCTTTGAGGAGCTCATTGATCTTAACGGCCACTCCAAGTCTCGACCCCTCCTTGAGGCGGGGGACTGTAACAATGTCTTGATCAATTGTGACGGGAGCTCAGATGGAACCAGAGTAGCCTTTGAAGACAATGAAACCCCCATCAGCACGCTGCATTCCTCCAGTCAACCCATAGAAGCCCTGCCAG AGATTTGA